The proteins below come from a single Oryzomicrobium terrae genomic window:
- a CDS encoding sigma-54-dependent transcriptional regulator translates to MSALSVHADPAAPLSVFLVEDDPVVRHGSEQALALADLPVQSFADAESALNALVVAPSARSVGVVISDVRLPGRDGLSLMTELRQRDPDLPVILVTGHGDVAMAVEAMREGAYDFIEKPFSSDRLVDSARRALDKRALILENRRLKERLADQDNHPLAGLIGQSPAMQQVRRLLEAVAPTDVDVLINGETGAGKEVVARALHAASGRKGPFVALNCGALPESVFESEIFGHEAGAFTGAGKRRIGKIEFAQGGTLFLDEIESMPLALQVKLLRVLQERVVERLGGNTLFPVDCRVVAASKADLKAESDAGRFRADLYYRLNVVTLDLAPLRERREDIPLLMAHFCRQAAQRYGRPVPAPSPEQLARWQAYDWPGNVRELKNIADRVVLGLETPLPAAAAPHAMTAAAAPALPPAAPGESLAARLDAVEKACIEAALKECGGQVARAAERLQLPKKTLYDKLHRHGIDPERFRS, encoded by the coding sequence ATGAGCGCCCTATCCGTGCATGCCGACCCTGCCGCCCCTCTGTCGGTGTTTCTCGTCGAGGACGACCCGGTGGTGCGCCACGGGTCCGAACAGGCCTTGGCCCTGGCCGATCTGCCGGTGCAAAGCTTCGCCGATGCCGAATCGGCCCTGAACGCCCTGGTCGTCGCCCCCTCGGCGCGCAGCGTCGGGGTGGTGATCAGCGACGTGCGCCTGCCCGGTCGCGACGGCCTGTCGCTGATGACCGAGCTGCGCCAGCGCGACCCGGACCTGCCGGTGATCCTGGTCACCGGCCATGGCGACGTGGCCATGGCGGTGGAGGCGATGCGCGAGGGCGCCTACGACTTCATCGAGAAGCCCTTTTCCTCCGACCGCCTGGTGGATTCGGCCCGCCGCGCCCTGGACAAGCGTGCCCTGATCCTGGAAAACCGGCGCCTGAAGGAGCGCCTGGCCGACCAGGACAACCATCCCCTGGCCGGCCTGATCGGCCAGTCCCCGGCCATGCAGCAGGTGCGCCGCTTGCTCGAAGCGGTGGCCCCCACCGACGTGGACGTGCTGATCAACGGCGAAACTGGCGCCGGCAAGGAGGTGGTGGCCCGGGCCCTGCACGCCGCCAGCGGGCGCAAGGGGCCGTTCGTGGCGCTCAACTGCGGCGCCCTGCCCGAATCGGTGTTCGAGAGCGAGATCTTCGGTCACGAGGCCGGCGCCTTCACCGGGGCGGGCAAGCGGCGCATCGGCAAGATCGAGTTCGCCCAGGGCGGCACCCTGTTCCTCGACGAGATCGAATCCATGCCCCTGGCGCTTCAGGTCAAGCTGCTGCGGGTGCTCCAGGAGCGGGTGGTGGAACGCCTCGGCGGCAACACCCTGTTCCCGGTGGATTGCCGGGTGGTGGCCGCCTCCAAGGCCGACCTCAAGGCCGAGAGCGACGCCGGACGCTTCCGCGCCGACCTGTATTACCGGCTCAACGTGGTGACCCTCGACCTGGCGCCCCTGCGCGAGCGGCGCGAGGACATTCCCCTGCTGATGGCCCACTTCTGCCGCCAGGCGGCCCAGCGCTACGGTCGTCCGGTGCCGGCGCCCAGCCCCGAGCAGCTGGCCCGCTGGCAGGCCTACGACTGGCCGGGCAACGTGCGCGAACTGAAGAACATCGCCGACCGGGTGGTGCTCGGCCTGGAAACACCCCTGCCGGCCGCCGCCGCGCCCCACGCCATGACCGCCGCGGCCGCTCCGGCCCTGCCCCCGGCGGCCCCTGGCGAGAGCCTGGCGGCGCGCCTGGACGCGGTGGAAAAGGCCTGCATCGAGGCCGCCCTCAAGGAGTGCGGCGGCCAGGTGGCCCGGGCCGCCGAGCGCTTGCAGTTGCCGAAGAAGACCCTCTACGACAAACTCCACCGCCACGGCATCGATCCGGAACGCTTCCGTTCCTGA
- a CDS encoding sensor histidine kinase, giving the protein MIPRFQLPPFLSGRGSAPGRYFFVSNSTLAGLLAALACLAVGLGSYRLLSGWQVAQLAHTNAQRLGAYGVSLENALARHETLPFVLAQDHRLHDLLDHPNDPGRVDTVNRYLELVQGRAGVTAAYLTDAAGLTLAASNWATSQSFIGQHYTFRPYFTEAMEGRPGRFYGVGATTGDPGYFISAPVQQNGTIRGVVVVKVSLAAFETAWRESGDALNLADAHGVLFLASLPDWRYRSLAPLPPAVEAELHETRQYGPYPLLPVKASAALSFADPVRPITLWDNGGGRHEALMQTLPVGPLGWRLVLFSDLASAYGLAAAQATALGFATAFLLALGFFARQRHSRLQERRAARAELARVNAELEAKVAERTALLTATNARLEEQLEAQADAERILRATQDRALQAGRLAALGQMAAGITHELNQPLAALNTLSDNAVAFLQRGKPEGAVDNLRLISQLAGRMGRIVGELKAFARRGQSELAPVSVREALDHALFIVELRRRELDATIALALPEPSPQVLADPVRLEQVLVNLLRNGLDAVAEVDAGDPQRPGGRRLLVSVSRVPAYHDPEDEGGEPRGSTGVSLVRIVIADQGPGIPPEVLPQLFEPFFTTKPVGDGLGLGLSISLTIAESFGGTLAARNRPEGGAEFILELPAA; this is encoded by the coding sequence TTGATCCCCCGTTTTCAACTACCCCCTTTCCTCTCCGGCCGCGGCTCCGCGCCGGGGAGGTACTTTTTCGTCAGTAACAGCACCCTGGCCGGGCTGCTCGCCGCCCTGGCCTGCCTGGCCGTGGGCCTGGGCAGCTACCGCCTGCTGTCCGGCTGGCAGGTGGCCCAGCTGGCCCACACCAACGCCCAGCGCCTGGGGGCCTACGGCGTCAGCCTGGAAAACGCCCTGGCCCGCCACGAGACCCTGCCTTTCGTGCTGGCCCAGGACCACCGCCTCCACGACCTGCTCGACCACCCCAACGACCCGGGCCGGGTCGATACGGTCAACCGCTACCTGGAGCTGGTCCAGGGCCGTGCCGGCGTCACCGCCGCCTACCTGACCGACGCCGCCGGCTTGACCCTGGCGGCGAGCAACTGGGCCACCTCCCAGAGCTTCATCGGCCAGCACTACACCTTCCGCCCCTATTTCACCGAAGCCATGGAAGGGCGTCCCGGCCGCTTCTACGGCGTCGGCGCCACCACCGGCGATCCGGGCTATTTCATTTCCGCGCCGGTACAGCAGAACGGCACGATCCGCGGCGTGGTAGTGGTCAAGGTCAGCCTGGCCGCTTTCGAGACCGCCTGGCGCGAGAGCGGCGACGCCCTCAACCTGGCCGACGCCCACGGCGTGCTGTTCCTCGCCAGCCTGCCCGACTGGCGCTACCGTTCCTTGGCGCCTCTGCCCCCGGCGGTGGAAGCCGAACTGCACGAAACCCGCCAGTACGGCCCCTATCCCCTGCTGCCGGTGAAGGCCAGTGCGGCCCTGAGCTTTGCCGATCCGGTCCGGCCGATCACCCTGTGGGACAACGGCGGCGGCCGCCACGAGGCCCTGATGCAGACCCTGCCGGTGGGCCCCCTGGGTTGGCGCCTGGTGCTCTTTTCCGACCTAGCCAGCGCCTACGGCCTGGCGGCCGCCCAGGCCACTGCCCTGGGCTTTGCCACGGCCTTTCTGCTCGCCCTGGGCTTCTTCGCCCGGCAGCGCCATTCGCGCCTGCAGGAGCGCCGCGCCGCCCGGGCCGAGCTGGCCCGGGTGAACGCCGAGCTGGAGGCCAAGGTGGCCGAGCGCACCGCCCTGCTCACCGCCACCAACGCCCGCCTCGAAGAGCAGCTGGAGGCCCAGGCCGATGCCGAGCGCATCCTGCGCGCCACCCAGGATCGGGCGCTCCAGGCCGGCCGGTTGGCGGCCCTGGGTCAGATGGCGGCGGGCATCACCCATGAACTGAACCAGCCCCTGGCCGCCCTCAACACCCTGTCGGACAATGCCGTGGCCTTTTTGCAGCGGGGCAAGCCCGAGGGGGCGGTGGACAACCTGCGCCTGATCAGCCAGCTGGCCGGGCGCATGGGGCGCATCGTCGGCGAACTGAAGGCCTTCGCCCGGCGGGGCCAGAGCGAGCTGGCGCCGGTGTCGGTGCGCGAGGCTCTCGACCACGCCCTGTTCATCGTCGAACTGCGCCGCCGCGAGCTCGATGCCACCATCGCCCTGGCCCTGCCCGAGCCGTCCCCCCAGGTGTTGGCCGACCCGGTACGCCTGGAACAGGTGCTGGTGAACCTGCTGCGCAACGGCCTCGATGCCGTGGCCGAGGTGGACGCCGGCGACCCCCAGCGCCCGGGCGGGCGGCGCCTGCTGGTCAGCGTCAGCCGCGTGCCGGCCTACCATGATCCCGAGGACGAGGGCGGCGAGCCCCGGGGCAGCACCGGCGTCAGCCTGGTGCGTATCGTCATCGCCGACCAGGGCCCCGGAATTCCGCCCGAGGTGCTGCCCCAGTTGTTCGAGCCCTTCTTCACCACCAAGCCGGTGGGCGATGGGCTGGGCCTGGGGCTGTCGATCTCCCTGACCATTGCCGAAAGCTTCGGCGGCACCCTGGCGGCGCGCAACCGCCCCGAGGGCGGCGCCGAATTCATCCTGGAGTTGCCCGCCGCATGA
- a CDS encoding ABC transporter ATP-binding protein: MSSQIIVSGVNKVFRTPEKDVIALKDINLTINPGEFVCLLGPSGCGKSTLLNAVAGFSLPSSGSITAAGATVTGPGPERGMVFQEYALFPWMTVAQNIAFGLEVKGLGKAEIAAKVESLLDTLSLKDFRNRFPKDLSGGMRQRVAIARVLALDSPIMLMDEPFGALDALTRRNLQDELLRIWKEFGKTILFVTHSIEESIYLADRIVVMTYRPGTIKRDQWVDIPRPRDPAAPAFNELKRELGRLVMEEQQRHAADELKLAAVD; the protein is encoded by the coding sequence ATGTCCAGCCAAATCATCGTCAGCGGCGTGAACAAGGTTTTCCGCACCCCGGAAAAAGACGTCATCGCCCTCAAGGACATCAACCTCACCATCAACCCCGGTGAGTTCGTCTGCCTGCTCGGCCCCTCGGGCTGCGGCAAATCCACCCTGCTCAACGCCGTGGCCGGCTTTTCCCTGCCGAGCAGCGGTTCGATTACCGCCGCCGGGGCCACCGTTACCGGCCCCGGGCCGGAGCGGGGCATGGTGTTCCAGGAATACGCCCTGTTCCCCTGGATGACCGTGGCCCAGAACATCGCCTTCGGTCTGGAGGTGAAGGGCCTGGGCAAGGCCGAGATCGCCGCCAAGGTGGAAAGCCTGCTCGACACCCTGAGCCTCAAGGACTTCCGCAACCGCTTCCCCAAGGACCTGTCCGGCGGCATGCGCCAGCGGGTGGCCATCGCCCGGGTGCTGGCCCTGGATTCGCCGATCATGCTCATGGACGAGCCCTTCGGCGCCCTGGACGCCCTGACCCGGCGCAACCTGCAGGACGAGCTGCTGCGCATCTGGAAGGAGTTCGGCAAGACCATCCTGTTCGTCACCCACTCGATCGAGGAATCGATCTACCTGGCCGACCGCATCGTGGTCATGACCTACCGGCCCGGCACCATCAAGCGCGACCAGTGGGTGGACATTCCCCGCCCCCGGGACCCGGCCGCGCCGGCCTTCAATGAGCTCAAGCGCGAACTGGGCCGCCTGGTGATGGAAGAGCAGCAGCGCCACGCCGCCGATGAGCTGAAGCTGGCCGCGGTGGACTGA
- a CDS encoding ABC transporter permease: MKRLNAILHGLAVPVVLLVLWEICSRAGLVSEVVLPAPSAVALKWWQSLLPAQDFDPAAGSYLAWLFSGELLHDAWASMYRVVVGFVIGAGLALPVGLLMGANARIYDLFNPLVQVLRPIPPIAYIPLAILWFGLGNPPSFFLISLGAFFPVLMNTIAGVRHVDGIYLRAARNLGVKPLTMFARVILPAATPYILAGVRIGIGTAFIVVIVSEMIAVNDGLGFRILEAREFMWSDKIIAGMITIGLLGLAIDVAMNKLNNHLLRWHRGLEH, translated from the coding sequence GGCCTGGTCTCGGAAGTGGTGCTGCCGGCCCCCTCGGCGGTGGCCCTCAAGTGGTGGCAGTCCCTGCTGCCGGCCCAGGACTTCGACCCGGCCGCCGGGTCGTACCTGGCCTGGCTGTTCTCCGGTGAGCTGCTGCACGATGCCTGGGCCAGCATGTACCGGGTGGTGGTGGGCTTTGTCATCGGCGCCGGCCTGGCCCTGCCGGTGGGCCTGTTGATGGGTGCCAACGCCCGCATCTACGACCTGTTCAACCCCCTGGTCCAGGTGCTGCGCCCGATCCCGCCGATCGCCTACATCCCCCTGGCGATCCTGTGGTTCGGCCTGGGCAACCCGCCGTCGTTCTTCCTCATCTCCCTGGGCGCCTTCTTCCCGGTGCTGATGAACACCATCGCCGGGGTGCGTCACGTGGACGGTATCTACCTGCGCGCCGCGCGCAACCTGGGGGTCAAGCCGCTGACCATGTTCGCCCGGGTGATCCTGCCGGCGGCCACCCCCTACATCCTGGCCGGGGTGCGCATCGGCATCGGCACCGCCTTCATCGTGGTGATCGTCTCCGAGATGATCGCGGTGAACGACGGCCTGGGCTTCCGCATCCTGGAGGCGCGCGAGTTCATGTGGTCCGACAAGATCATCGCCGGGATGATCACCATCGGCCTGCTCGGCCTGGCCATCGACGTGGCCATGAACAAGCTGAACAACCACCTGCTGCGCTGGCACCGCGGCCTGGAACACTGA